The Chitinophagales bacterium genome has a window encoding:
- a CDS encoding T9SS type A sorting domain-containing protein: protein MMKFNFLKTFLVTAMAMPLLAVAQPKMGAWGDQTTPSNNNFYIDYVGGRVTISTPSNLAGPVIHTISNDGKSSGQWGGSIAGLSNPIVGIDIVKADPYDACGTLVNASAISGKIALIKRGTCEFGAKALNAENAGAVAVIIVNHSPGPPVGMGAGAQGANVTIPVIMVSDVEGAAIETALSSGAVKMSLSVWSNGYNNDIGFVDAGLGLQHAYSIPLAQITGASSVPYKAFYGAVIGNFGTTTANNVKMYATLKWTPTGGSTSVVRVDSTSFTGFAPGDSIVTPFIDKDYDLAPTGTGRYDVEYELTSDVFTDQFMGDNKASYSFYVDNHVYSKGRYDFNNDVPFSGRGYRLSSNAEFTWGPFLYMEKAGYQFENAMISLSKENAQTDNSMASIGKVQILVWKWTDANGDSVIVADECSIVGLGEKTFVAADTSGQVHKVVIKDAFEPSKVITTEANTWYWISAAMPTNAFLAVDGESNYFVRSWGRKHATNSTREPYAPLFPNNFGSFTGSTTPDGVPAHYPFESYYFLEDSIRFSQQKNGLVPSIPVSMSLFKVGVENTQSAAFDVSLYPNPATEVLNVAVTLDKPANDVTYSVLNVIGAKIKEVTHNNVSNDKYTINTSELAAGSYYLIISVDGQQTLRKFSVIK from the coding sequence ATGATGAAATTCAACTTTTTAAAAACATTCCTGGTTACAGCCATGGCTATGCCGCTATTGGCGGTAGCTCAGCCGAAAATGGGTGCATGGGGTGACCAGACCACACCGTCTAACAACAACTTCTACATTGACTATGTTGGTGGCCGTGTAACGATCAGCACTCCGTCTAATCTTGCGGGACCTGTTATTCACACTATATCAAATGATGGTAAGTCAAGTGGCCAGTGGGGCGGATCTATTGCAGGTTTGTCGAATCCGATCGTGGGTATAGATATCGTAAAAGCCGACCCATATGATGCGTGCGGAACGCTGGTAAATGCAAGTGCAATCTCCGGTAAGATAGCACTGATAAAAAGGGGAACCTGTGAATTTGGTGCCAAAGCTTTAAATGCAGAGAACGCCGGTGCTGTTGCTGTAATTATTGTTAACCACAGCCCTGGCCCACCGGTAGGTATGGGTGCAGGTGCACAAGGCGCTAACGTTACCATACCTGTTATCATGGTATCTGACGTTGAAGGAGCAGCTATTGAGACAGCTTTATCAAGCGGTGCAGTAAAAATGTCGTTGTCTGTATGGAGCAATGGTTATAACAATGACATAGGATTTGTTGATGCGGGTCTTGGTCTGCAACACGCTTATTCTATACCATTGGCACAGATCACTGGTGCATCATCGGTACCTTACAAAGCTTTCTACGGAGCTGTTATAGGTAACTTCGGTACTACTACTGCTAATAACGTTAAAATGTATGCTACACTTAAATGGACACCTACAGGTGGTTCTACTTCTGTAGTAAGGGTAGACTCTACAAGCTTTACAGGTTTCGCTCCCGGTGATTCTATCGTTACTCCATTCATCGATAAAGATTATGACCTGGCTCCGACAGGAACAGGCCGTTATGATGTTGAGTATGAGCTGACGTCTGATGTATTCACAGACCAGTTTATGGGTGATAACAAAGCAAGCTATTCTTTCTATGTTGATAACCACGTTTATTCTAAAGGCCGTTATGATTTCAATAATGATGTTCCTTTCTCTGGACGTGGTTACAGGTTAAGTTCTAATGCTGAGTTCACCTGGGGACCATTCCTATATATGGAAAAAGCTGGTTACCAGTTTGAGAATGCTATGATATCTCTGTCTAAAGAGAATGCGCAAACTGACAATAGCATGGCTTCTATTGGTAAAGTGCAGATACTGGTATGGAAATGGACTGATGCTAATGGTGACAGTGTTATCGTAGCTGATGAGTGTTCTATCGTAGGTCTAGGTGAAAAAACTTTCGTAGCTGCAGATACTTCAGGACAGGTACATAAAGTAGTTATTAAGGATGCTTTTGAACCTTCAAAAGTGATTACTACAGAAGCAAACACCTGGTACTGGATCAGCGCAGCAATGCCGACCAATGCATTCCTGGCAGTTGATGGTGAGAGCAACTACTTTGTAAGATCATGGGGAAGGAAACACGCTACCAACAGCACACGTGAGCCATATGCTCCGTTGTTCCCTAACAACTTCGGTTCTTTCACAGGTTCTACTACACCTGATGGTGTTCCGGCTCACTATCCTTTTGAGTCATACTACTTCCTGGAAGATTCTATCAGGTTCTCTCAACAAAAGAATGGCCTGGTACCTTCTATCCCTGTAAGTATGTCGCTGTTCAAAGTTGGTGTTGAGAATACACAGTCAGCGGCGTTTGATGTGAGTTTGTACCCTAACCCTGCAACTGAAGTACTGAACGTAGCTGTTACACTGGATAAGCCAGCCAACGATGTTACTTATTCTGTACTGAATGTAATAGGTGCCAAGATCAAAGAAGTAACACACAACAACGTGTCAAACGATAAGTACACTATTAATACTTCAGAGTTGGCTGCAGGTTCTTACTACCTTATCATAAGTGTAGACGGACAGCAGACATTACGCAAGTTCTCTGTTATTAAATAG